In Nicotiana tabacum cultivar K326 chromosome 2, ASM71507v2, whole genome shotgun sequence, the following proteins share a genomic window:
- the LOC107819864 gene encoding uncharacterized protein LOC107819864 isoform X2, whose amino-acid sequence MDSTAGIESDQKRPADDRGFEIPVSKKARRGMMMIRNVKEVAEMVLVLSALGKMRGSRGPTAAEKEMAAEARDRLAEVCLKFGPKDVFPSDAFGGVIEDLGLNKLKEQSLGIWPPKISIAEKLLLAKRKMEKTQEFSLPSASYSSQRSQTAVGTAAESHNASQTKMFPQPSQTVNSSGSFQPVSSLGHGTPVSSASLPCQLPTSEVRPSISDGVVSGNLARDSSSPAPPGVGRPHFRMDGRPSGSSHTLQVQATGNHSTVRTPTWSVQPASVSSVKLGADNKVTPHATIKVEGGAEVRSTMVPQTISRRFITQSTTGNVPSVYPHLQGASTIQAPPPSNTHSEIGKLVQKFLQPLLPERLAWTAPSRDYMNKTLTCQMCRSTTNEVDNVLVCDACEKGYHLKCLQTTNQKSIPRGEWHCGKCLAITNGKPLPPKYGRVMRNINASKMPTIAAGVQSSPDRKGFGPKEKVSQLNIMGNGNVTLQNSTTIGITNNLNHLPSGPKMENDKRIGGADYMSIKGNMESKVSSATYSTNLTSGNSLNNLSVSSSDNCLSPPAHPLVHRSLEEKVVEVKTLPPAKCETVSKSCDLSQPFNHLQANDHARLANTIEIPSQQFPGSQSMVSDSKESSARASLANSSSDECKREDQGGGRTNPDETPIASNGDTECVSSTSDLFHTVDWIGNVLQVADEKHYYQSCRHNGFIYNVQEYALIRFEDERLIPSKLVGSLGAMSRVAAACDLEVTGLSRGNNLLQKCKLRLCAIDPIWSGLPPNPLMTGA is encoded by the exons ATGGATTCAACGGCTGGGATTGAATCTGATCAGAAAAGGCCAGCGGACGATCGAGGATTCGAAATCCCGGTTTCTAAGAAGGCGCGGCGGGGAATGATGATGATTAGGAATGTGAAGGAAGTGGCTGAGATGGTGCTTGTACTCTCTGCTTTAGGGAAGATGAGGGGAAGTAGGGGTCCCACTGCTGCTGAGAAGGAGATGGCGGCAGAGGCCAGGGACAGATTGGCTGAGGTGTGCTTGAAATTTGGGCCCAAGGATGTGTTTCCGAGTGATGCTTTTGGAGGTGTTATTGAGGATCTTGGGCTTAATAAGCTGAAGGAACAGAGTTTAGGAATTTGGCCTCCCAAAATATCTATTGCTGAGAAGCTACTCCTCGCcaaaagaaag ATGGAAAAGACACAGGAATTTTCTCTACCTTCTGCCAGCTATTCATCTCAAAGGTCTCAAACTGCAGTGGGTACAGCAGCTGAAAGCCATAATGCATCACAAACTAAAATGTTTCCTCAACCAAGTCAAACGGTAAATTCATCAGGAAGCTTCCAACCTGTTTCATCTTTGGGACATGGAACTCCTGTAAGTTCTGCATCTTTACCCTGCCAGCTGCCTACCAGTGAGGTCAGGCCTTCAATCTCCGATGGAGTGGTCTCTGGTAATCTTGCAAGGGATTCTTCTTCACCAGCACCTCCCGGAGTTGGAAGACCACATTTCCGAATGGATGGACGACCAAGTGGATCTTCCCATACTTTGCAAGTTCAAG CTACTGGCAATCATTCAACTGTCAGAACTCCAACTTGGTCGGTGCAACCTGCATCAGTTTCTTCAGTAAAACTTGGGGCAGATAACAAGGTGACGCCACATGCAACTATTAAAGTTGAGGGAGGTGCTGAGGTTAGGTCAACGATGGTACCACAAACAATATCTAGGCGATTTATTACTCAGAGCACAACTGGAAATGTACCAAGCGTATACCCTCATTTACAAGGCGCAAGCACTATTCAGGCTCCTCCTCCGAGCAATACTCATTCTGAGATTGGCAAGCTTGTTCAGAAGTTTTTACAACCCCTGCTTCCCGAGCGGCTTGCATGGACTGCACCATCCCGTGATTACATGAATAAGACTTTGACTTGCCAAATGTGCAGGTCAACAACAAATGAGGTTGACAATGTACTTGTCTGTGATGCTTGTGAAAAAGGCTATCACTTAAAATGTCttcaaacaacaaatcaaaaAAGTATTCCTAGAGGGGAATGGCATTGTGGAAAGTGCTTGGCGATAACCAATGGCAAGCCTCTGCCCCCTAAATATGGCCGTGTGATGCGGAACATCAACGCCTCTAAAATGCCTACAATTGCAGCTGGGGTTCAATCATCTCCAGATAGAAAAGGCTTTGGTCCGAAAGAGAAGGTTAGTCAGTTGAACATTATGGGGAATGGAAATGTTACATTGCAGAATTCCACTACCATTGGTATAACAAATAATCTTAACCATCTACCATCTGGGCCAAAGATGGAAAATGACAAAAGAATAGGGGGAGCTGATTATATGTCCATTAAAGGAAATATGGAGAGTAAAGTTTCTTCCGCAACCTATTCAACTAATTTGACTTCCGGAAACAGTTTAAATAATTTATCAGTATCTTCCAGTGATAACTGTCTCTCTCCTCCTGCTCACCCATTGGTTCATAGATCTTTGGAAGAGAAGGTGGTTGAGGTGAAAACTCTGCCTCCTGCAAAATGCGAAACAGTTTCCAAGTCATGTGATCTCTCACAACCCTTCAATCACCTACAGGCCAATGACCATGCACGACTAGCAAATACTATAGAGATACCTTCCCAGCAGTTTCCTGGTAGTCAGTCCATGGTTAGTGATTCCAAGGAATCTAGTGCTAGAGCAAGTTTAGCTAATAGTTCAAGTGATGAATGTAAACGAGAAGATCAAGGTGGTGGACGGACAAATCCTGACGAAACTCCTATTGCCAGTAATGGGGATACTGAATGTGTTAGCTCTACATCGGACCTCTTTCATACCGTTGATTGGATTGGCAATGTGCTTCAAGTTGCAGATGAGAAACATTATTACCAATCTTGTCGCCATAATGGGTTCATATACAATGTTCAGGAATATGCTCTTATTCGGTTTGAGGATGAGAGATTGATTCCTTCAAAGCTTGTG gggagccttggtgCAATGTCAAGAGTTGCTGCCGCATGTGACTTGGAGGTCACGGGTTtaagccgtggaaacaacctcttgcagaaatgcaagttAAGGTTATGTGCAATAGACCCAATATGGTCCGGCCTTCCCCCAAACCCACTCAtgacgggagcttag
- the LOC107819864 gene encoding uncharacterized protein LOC107819864 isoform X1, translating into MDSTAGIESDQKRPADDRGFEIPVSKKARRGMMMIRNVKEVAEMVLVLSALGKMRGSRGPTAAEKEMAAEARDRLAEVCLKFGPKDVFPSDAFGGVIEDLGLNKLKEQSLGIWPPKISIAEKLLLAKRKMEKTQEFSLPSASYSSQRSQTAVGTAAESHNASQTKMFPQPSQTVNSSGSFQPVSSLGHGTPVSSASLPCQLPTSEVRPSISDGVVSGNLARDSSSPAPPGVGRPHFRMDGRPSGSSHTLQVQATGNHSTVRTPTWSVQPASVSSVKLGADNKVTPHATIKVEGGAEVRSTMVPQTISRRFITQSTTGNVPSVYPHLQGASTIQAPPPSNTHSEIGKLVQKFLQPLLPERLAWTAPSRDYMNKTLTCQMCRSTTNEVDNVLVCDACEKGYHLKCLQTTNQKSIPRGEWHCGKCLAITNGKPLPPKYGRVMRNINASKMPTIAAGVQSSPDRKGFGPKEKVSQLNIMGNGNVTLQNSTTIGITNNLNHLPSGPKMENDKRIGGADYMSIKGNMESKVSSATYSTNLTSGNSLNNLSVSSSDNCLSPPAHPLVHRSLEEKVVEVKTLPPAKCETVSKSCDLSQPFNHLQANDHARLANTIEIPSQQFPGSQSMVSDSKESSARASLANSSSDECKREDQGGGRTNPDETPIASNGDTECVSSTSDLFHTVDWIGNVLQVADEKHYYQSCRHNGFIYNVQEYALIRFEDERLIPSKLVAMWEDIKAGKKWVTVNRCYFPRDLPQGVGRPCSLESNEVYLSNCSSTVMAGQIEGPCEVLPSSKFNEERERVSRLETRSNGGLRPLYICKWIYDESKGLFRDVSC; encoded by the exons ATGGATTCAACGGCTGGGATTGAATCTGATCAGAAAAGGCCAGCGGACGATCGAGGATTCGAAATCCCGGTTTCTAAGAAGGCGCGGCGGGGAATGATGATGATTAGGAATGTGAAGGAAGTGGCTGAGATGGTGCTTGTACTCTCTGCTTTAGGGAAGATGAGGGGAAGTAGGGGTCCCACTGCTGCTGAGAAGGAGATGGCGGCAGAGGCCAGGGACAGATTGGCTGAGGTGTGCTTGAAATTTGGGCCCAAGGATGTGTTTCCGAGTGATGCTTTTGGAGGTGTTATTGAGGATCTTGGGCTTAATAAGCTGAAGGAACAGAGTTTAGGAATTTGGCCTCCCAAAATATCTATTGCTGAGAAGCTACTCCTCGCcaaaagaaag ATGGAAAAGACACAGGAATTTTCTCTACCTTCTGCCAGCTATTCATCTCAAAGGTCTCAAACTGCAGTGGGTACAGCAGCTGAAAGCCATAATGCATCACAAACTAAAATGTTTCCTCAACCAAGTCAAACGGTAAATTCATCAGGAAGCTTCCAACCTGTTTCATCTTTGGGACATGGAACTCCTGTAAGTTCTGCATCTTTACCCTGCCAGCTGCCTACCAGTGAGGTCAGGCCTTCAATCTCCGATGGAGTGGTCTCTGGTAATCTTGCAAGGGATTCTTCTTCACCAGCACCTCCCGGAGTTGGAAGACCACATTTCCGAATGGATGGACGACCAAGTGGATCTTCCCATACTTTGCAAGTTCAAG CTACTGGCAATCATTCAACTGTCAGAACTCCAACTTGGTCGGTGCAACCTGCATCAGTTTCTTCAGTAAAACTTGGGGCAGATAACAAGGTGACGCCACATGCAACTATTAAAGTTGAGGGAGGTGCTGAGGTTAGGTCAACGATGGTACCACAAACAATATCTAGGCGATTTATTACTCAGAGCACAACTGGAAATGTACCAAGCGTATACCCTCATTTACAAGGCGCAAGCACTATTCAGGCTCCTCCTCCGAGCAATACTCATTCTGAGATTGGCAAGCTTGTTCAGAAGTTTTTACAACCCCTGCTTCCCGAGCGGCTTGCATGGACTGCACCATCCCGTGATTACATGAATAAGACTTTGACTTGCCAAATGTGCAGGTCAACAACAAATGAGGTTGACAATGTACTTGTCTGTGATGCTTGTGAAAAAGGCTATCACTTAAAATGTCttcaaacaacaaatcaaaaAAGTATTCCTAGAGGGGAATGGCATTGTGGAAAGTGCTTGGCGATAACCAATGGCAAGCCTCTGCCCCCTAAATATGGCCGTGTGATGCGGAACATCAACGCCTCTAAAATGCCTACAATTGCAGCTGGGGTTCAATCATCTCCAGATAGAAAAGGCTTTGGTCCGAAAGAGAAGGTTAGTCAGTTGAACATTATGGGGAATGGAAATGTTACATTGCAGAATTCCACTACCATTGGTATAACAAATAATCTTAACCATCTACCATCTGGGCCAAAGATGGAAAATGACAAAAGAATAGGGGGAGCTGATTATATGTCCATTAAAGGAAATATGGAGAGTAAAGTTTCTTCCGCAACCTATTCAACTAATTTGACTTCCGGAAACAGTTTAAATAATTTATCAGTATCTTCCAGTGATAACTGTCTCTCTCCTCCTGCTCACCCATTGGTTCATAGATCTTTGGAAGAGAAGGTGGTTGAGGTGAAAACTCTGCCTCCTGCAAAATGCGAAACAGTTTCCAAGTCATGTGATCTCTCACAACCCTTCAATCACCTACAGGCCAATGACCATGCACGACTAGCAAATACTATAGAGATACCTTCCCAGCAGTTTCCTGGTAGTCAGTCCATGGTTAGTGATTCCAAGGAATCTAGTGCTAGAGCAAGTTTAGCTAATAGTTCAAGTGATGAATGTAAACGAGAAGATCAAGGTGGTGGACGGACAAATCCTGACGAAACTCCTATTGCCAGTAATGGGGATACTGAATGTGTTAGCTCTACATCGGACCTCTTTCATACCGTTGATTGGATTGGCAATGTGCTTCAAGTTGCAGATGAGAAACATTATTACCAATCTTGTCGCCATAATGGGTTCATATACAATGTTCAGGAATATGCTCTTATTCGGTTTGAGGATGAGAGATTGATTCCTTCAAAGCTTGTG GCTATGTGGGAGGATATAAAAGCAGGAAAGAAATGGGTTACTGTCAATCGGTGTTACTTCCCAAGGGACTTGCCACAGGGCGTTGGCCGCCCATGTAGCTTGGAAAGCAATGAG GTTTATTTGTCTAATTGTAGTAGCACTGTGATGGCTGGCCAGATAGAAGGTCCGTGCGAAGTACTTCCTTCGAGCAAGTTTAATGAAGAAAGAGAGAGGGTATCTCGCCTAGAAACAAGGTCTAATGGTGGATTACGGCCTCTCTACATATGCAA ATGGATTTATGATGAATCGAAAGGGCTATTCCGTGACGTTTCCTGTTGA